CCCAGTTTCCGTTTGGATATAGGATTATATGGCACCACTTTAACAAGCGAAATATTATTTTTTGCGATAATAACCTCCTCACCATTGCATGCCATCTCCACCAGTTTCAACAACTTTACCTTTGCCTCAGAAATATTGATTATCATAATACACTCCTAAACCCGTATGATTATGAGTAAAGCGTACCAGATTGGACCATGTTGTTCAACTTGTTTAAATAGTGGATTACCATAAGTAGACAATAAGGTTATTATCCTTAATAACTATTACTTGTTGACACCCCTGCCATAAATCCATAAACTCCTTTCCCGAAAAGGCTTCCTGTCTCCTGCATTCAGATCGGTTTTTATATCTAATCAGTGTGCACATGAAGTAAATCAGGAAA
The sequence above is drawn from the Desulfatiglans sp. genome and encodes:
- a CDS encoding type II toxin-antitoxin system Phd/YefM family antitoxin, yielding MIINISEAKVKLLKLVEMACNGEEVIIAKNNISLVKVVPYNPISKRKLGLLKGQIKIPDDFLEENADVNEMFYGEQPI